A stretch of the Medicago truncatula cultivar Jemalong A17 chromosome 5, MtrunA17r5.0-ANR, whole genome shotgun sequence genome encodes the following:
- the LOC11409912 gene encoding 7-deoxyloganetic acid glucosyltransferase — translation MDIQPKKKSLPHVLIFPCPAQGHVNPMLKLAELLAIQNIYITFLNTKYIHNRLIQFNDDIQALLECYPKLQFKTISDFHSEEKHPGFGEKVGDVILSLSLYGKPLLKDIIVSEKISCIILDGIFGDLATDLAAEFGIQLIHFRTISACCFWAYLSVPKLLECNELPIKGDEDMDRIIRNVPGMENLLRCRDLPSFRKMDDSDTILDKAALLTQQSLKGNALILNTFENLESPALSQIRLHAPKLYTIGPLHHHLNTTKKTSSSSSSSSKSNFFEVDRTCMTWLESQPLKSVVYVSFGSITPMKGEEIIEIWHGLLNSKKPFLWVIRPNMVQEKGLLKELEEGTTKEKGMIVGWVPQEEVLSHKAIGAFLTHSGWNSTLESVVCGVPMICWPYFADQQINSRFVSDVWKLGLDMKDVCDRKVVENMVNDVMVNRKEEFVRSAMDIAKLASKSVSPGGSSYNNFQDLIQYIRSTSP, via the exons atggataTACAACCCAAGAAAAAATCCTTACCACATGTGCTAATCTTCCCATGTCCAGCACAAGGCCATGTAAATCCAATGCTAAAGCTAGCTGAACTTCTTGCAATTCAAAACATCTACATCACTTTTCTCAACACCAAATACATCCATAACCGACTCATACAATTCAATGATGATATTCAAGCTCTTTTAGAATGTTACCCTAAGCTTCAATTCAAGACCATCTCTGATTTTCACAGTGAGGAGAAACATCCTGGATTTGGAGAAAAGGTAGGTGATGTAATTTTGTCACTGAGTTTGTATGGTAAGCCTTTGTTGAAAGATATAATTGTCTCCGAGAAAATAAGTTGCATTATTTTGGATGGAATATTTGGTGATCTTGCTACTGATTTGGCTGCTGAGTTTGGGATACAATTGATTCATTTTCGTACTATTAGTGCTTGTTGCTTTTGGGCTTATTTATCTGTTCCAAAGCTCTTGGAGTGCAATGAGCTTCCCATTAAAG GAGATGAGGACATGGATCGCATCATAAGAAACGTGCCAGGCATGGAAAACTTGCTTCGATGTAGAGATCTTCCAAGTTTCCGTAAAATGGATGATAGTGATACCATATTAGACAAGGCTGCACTTCTGACCCAACAATCACTTAAAGGCAATGCACTAATACTCAACACGTTCGAGAATCTAGAATCCCCAGCTCTCTCTCAAATTCGTCTTCATGCCCCTAAACTCTACACCATTGGCCCTCTTCACCACCACCtcaacaccacaaaaaaaacatcatcgTCATCGTCCTCCTCCTCCAAGAGCAATTTCTTCGAAGTGGATAGAACTTGCATGACATGGCTTGAATCTCAACCGTTGAAATCGGTTGTATATGTTAGCTTTGGTAGCATCACCCCAATGAAGGGAGAAGAAATCATTGAGATTTGGCACGGTTTATTGAATagcaaaaaaccatttttgtggGTGATTAGGCCAAACATGGTACAAGAAAAAGGACTATTGAAGGAGCTTGAGGAAGGGACTACTAAAGAGAAAGGGATGATTGTGGGGTGGGTTCCACAAGAGGAAGTTTTGTCACACAAAGCAATTGGTGCCTTTTTGACACATAGTGGATGGAATTCTACTTTGGAGAGTGTGGTTTGTGGTGTGCCTATGATATGTTGGCCTTATTTTGCTGATCAACAAATTAATAGTAGGTTTGTGAGTGATGTTTGGAAACTTGGGTTGGATATGAAAGATGTTTGTGATAGGAAGGTTGTGGAGAATATGGTGAATGATGTTATGGTGAATAGGAAGGAGGAGTTTGTTAGATCAGCAATGGATATAGCTAAGTTGGCATCCAAGAGTGTGAGTCCTGGTGGTTCCTCCTACAACAACTTCCAAGatttaattcaatatataagGTCTACTAGCCCATAA